The following proteins are co-located in the Flammeovirga kamogawensis genome:
- a CDS encoding glucosaminidase domain-containing protein, translating into MKKFLLILTIFVTSVGSFEIANASSNTSITSVKDTDTIKREDYIRTLYKSFDPICRKYGINTKVAISQAIAEQGWELRKDFRIFNIASTSTTRSKLVYDIGEQRYRRYRVYTSLEQAVEDYCKVLTSFHTYRKNGLFETLDPNKQIAAITKGGYATSPTYLQLVSAVMDRFVAPVVDELREEEAMARRSQELQSVASISSVEAQHIRFCLPSGY; encoded by the coding sequence ATGAAAAAGTTTTTGCTCATTTTAACTATTTTTGTAACAAGTGTAGGAAGCTTTGAAATTGCGAATGCATCTTCAAATACTTCAATTACAAGTGTAAAAGATACAGATACAATAAAGAGAGAAGATTACATTCGTACTTTGTACAAATCTTTTGATCCAATTTGTAGAAAATACGGTATCAATACAAAAGTAGCTATATCACAAGCAATAGCAGAGCAAGGTTGGGAACTGAGAAAAGATTTCAGAATCTTCAACATCGCTTCTACTAGTACTACAAGAAGTAAATTGGTCTATGATATCGGAGAACAACGATACAGACGATATAGAGTTTATACATCTTTAGAACAAGCAGTAGAAGACTATTGCAAAGTGCTAACTAGTTTCCATACTTATCGTAAAAATGGATTATTTGAGACATTAGATCCAAATAAACAAATTGCAGCGATTACGAAAGGTGGATATGCTACAAGCCCTACTTACCTTCAATTGGTAAGTGCGGTAATGGACAGATTTGTTGCTCCAGTAGTAGACGAGTTACGTGAAGAAGAAGCTATGGCAAGAAGATCTCAGGAACTTCAGTCAGTAGCATCAATTAGTAGCGTAGAAGCACAACACATTCGTTTCTGTCTTCCTTCTGGATACTAG
- a CDS encoding c-type cytochrome translates to MKKILLLLTFLTSFLVSFTYTPLEESIKRGQGVYMINCMHCHMSDGQGIEPSVPPLAGIKYLVENKSQAIRQVLHGLEDPIEINGVTYDKGSMPEQGALSDEDAADVLNYIRNSWGNKAEIITPHEVAMER, encoded by the coding sequence ATGAAAAAAATACTACTCCTACTTACATTTTTAACCTCCTTTTTGGTTTCATTTACTTATACCCCATTAGAAGAAAGCATAAAAAGAGGACAAGGTGTGTATATGATTAATTGTATGCATTGTCATATGTCAGATGGACAAGGTATAGAACCTTCTGTACCTCCATTAGCTGGAATTAAATATTTAGTAGAAAATAAAAGCCAAGCAATTAGACAAGTACTCCATGGTTTAGAAGACCCAATTGAAATAAATGGTGTTACTTATGATAAAGGTTCTATGCCTGAACAAGGGGCATTAAGCGATGAAGATGCTGCAGATGTTTTGAACTATATCAGGAATTCTTGGGGTAATAAAGCAGAAATAATTACACCTCACGAAGTAGCAATGGAACGTTAA
- a CDS encoding cadherin-like domain-containing protein produces MKYTITRILFFVCFYLLQFHTSIAQPTLNSADLVVVARNTDLDDQFAIVALADIPANSIIFLTDEGYDNSGFTFDGSEDVFKWTVGNNITAGTIIRFTNESTTTLAIKNPNHGTLFHSNGSSDMNLSAGDQLFIYQTDNNTYNGTIQRLDGSSNTEAGMIYAFNGDNSSPNTHGWLDSPNTHTSAASQAPDNMTILSTVDGTGNASYANANGMLTQAQLKGNLSQEELSAGEYDNYIYDGPTSSATKPDWLIRIHTVSNWLASNTDSVSLYTGALSNDLSILPANTNPVITINSSSSNYNEGSSPLQLDSNASISDSDWDGGTLTVQITTNADTYDEISIPDNIVNNINTSSSNLQDGSTVFGTLSATEGTVTNSTTLTITFNSNASSSLVQQTLRAVSYRNTSQNPATSNRIITININDSQSRNANGTKTIGVTSLDDDAPIINVNNNLSINENANGTISSTFLSSSDIDDDDTSLIYTITSSSSYGQVENSDNPEVSISSFTQQNIIDNKIQYVHNGSSTSSDSFTFKVADDGSNELSNQTFNITITPIDDDAPTITTNNGLALNEGASLNITSTELGADDSDSDNTTLIFTITAAPSNGQIENSDNPGVSITSFTQQNISDGKIQYVHNGTNTTSDTFTFKIADGVPNENTGQTFNITINPIDDDAPTITTNNDLALNEGVSLNITSTELGADDSDSDNTTLLFTITAAPSNGQIENSDNPGISINSFTQQNISNSKIQYVHNGSNTTSDTFTFKIADGVPNENTGQTFNITINPIDDDTPTITTNNGLALNEGASLNITSTELGADDSDSDNTTLIFTISAAPSNGQIENSDNSGVSINSFTQQDISDGKIQYVHDGTNTTSDTFTFKIADGVPNENTGQTFNITINPIDDDTPTITTNNGLALNEGASLNITSTELGADDSDSDNTTLILTITAAPSNGQIENSDNPGVSITSFTQQNISDGKIQYVHNGTNTTSDTFTFKIADGVPNENTGQTFNITINPIDDDAPTITTNNGLALNEGASLNITSTELGADDSDSDNTTLIFTIIAAPSNGQIENSDNPGVSINSFTQQNISDGKIQYVHNGTNTTSDTFTFRVTDGASNEINGQTFNITINPVDDDAPVIIVNNGISLNIGDTATITTLELEIDDSDSDNLSLQFIITTNPNNGYLENTDDIGNDISSFTQQDLIDQKIRYINNGNSADTDTFTFTVSDSYSNQLIDQTFLINLSTVTSSEYSLFDKISLFPNPIDNQLNINFEKISKGEIQIISLDGKVVSKKTFDNQRILNIDFNGFKSGFYFIRIHNGDQNISYKVLKK; encoded by the coding sequence ATGAAATACACAATTACACGAATTCTATTTTTTGTATGTTTTTATTTACTTCAATTTCATACATCAATCGCTCAGCCTACTTTAAATTCTGCAGATTTAGTCGTAGTTGCAAGAAATACAGATCTCGACGATCAATTTGCTATTGTTGCATTAGCAGATATCCCTGCTAATTCTATCATTTTCCTTACAGATGAAGGTTATGATAATTCAGGTTTCACTTTTGATGGGTCCGAAGATGTTTTCAAATGGACTGTAGGTAATAATATTACCGCGGGGACAATTATTAGGTTTACAAATGAGTCTACAACTACATTAGCTATTAAAAATCCAAATCATGGAACATTATTCCATTCAAATGGATCATCTGATATGAATCTTTCTGCAGGAGATCAACTTTTTATATATCAAACAGATAACAATACATATAATGGAACGATACAAAGGTTAGACGGATCTAGTAACACAGAAGCAGGAATGATTTATGCTTTTAATGGTGATAATAGCTCTCCTAATACACATGGATGGTTAGATTCTCCTAATACCCACACCTCTGCTGCTTCTCAAGCTCCGGATAATATGACTATTTTATCAACTGTAGATGGAACAGGTAATGCAAGCTATGCAAATGCTAATGGTATGCTTACTCAAGCACAATTAAAAGGAAATTTATCACAAGAAGAACTCTCAGCTGGTGAATATGATAACTATATTTATGATGGGCCAACAAGTAGTGCTACTAAACCTGATTGGTTAATCAGAATACACACTGTAAGTAATTGGTTAGCTTCAAATACTGATTCTGTTAGCTTATACACAGGTGCACTTTCTAATGATCTATCCATTTTACCTGCTAATACCAACCCAGTTATTACAATAAACTCAAGTAGTTCTAATTATAATGAAGGATCATCTCCATTACAGTTAGATTCCAATGCATCAATATCTGATAGTGATTGGGATGGAGGAACATTAACTGTTCAAATTACCACCAATGCCGATACTTATGATGAAATAAGTATTCCTGACAATATAGTAAATAACATAAACACAAGTAGCTCTAACTTACAAGATGGAAGTACAGTTTTTGGAACATTAAGTGCTACAGAAGGAACTGTAACTAATTCAACTACTTTAACAATCACGTTTAATAGCAATGCATCAAGTTCATTAGTACAACAGACATTAAGAGCTGTATCATATAGAAATACATCTCAAAATCCAGCAACTTCCAATAGGATTATTACTATTAATATAAATGATTCACAATCCAGAAATGCAAATGGTACGAAAACAATTGGTGTTACTAGTTTAGATGATGATGCTCCAATCATTAATGTAAATAATAATTTGAGCATAAATGAAAATGCTAATGGTACAATTTCAAGTACTTTTCTATCAAGTAGCGATATAGATGATGATGACACATCACTTATTTACACTATTACATCTTCTAGTTCTTATGGTCAAGTAGAAAATTCTGATAATCCAGAAGTGAGCATATCTTCATTCACACAACAAAATATCATAGACAATAAAATTCAATATGTTCATAATGGAAGTAGTACTAGTAGTGATTCTTTCACTTTTAAAGTTGCGGATGATGGCTCTAATGAACTCTCAAATCAAACATTTAACATCACTATTACACCTATTGATGATGATGCACCTACAATCACTACAAATAATGGTTTAGCTCTAAACGAAGGTGCTTCATTAAATATTACTAGTACTGAATTAGGAGCTGATGACAGTGATTCTGACAATACTACTTTAATATTTACTATTACTGCTGCTCCTAGTAATGGGCAAATTGAAAACTCCGATAATCCTGGCGTTAGTATTACTTCATTCACACAACAGAATATTTCAGACGGTAAAATTCAGTATGTACACAACGGAACCAACACTACTAGTGATACATTTACTTTTAAAATTGCTGATGGTGTTCCGAATGAAAATACGGGACAGACATTTAACATCACAATTAACCCTATTGATGATGATGCACCTACAATCACTACAAATAATGACTTAGCACTAAACGAAGGTGTTTCATTAAATATTACTAGTACTGAATTAGGAGCTGATGACAGTGATTCTGACAATACTACTTTATTATTTACTATTACTGCTGCTCCTAGTAATGGGCAAATTGAAAACTCTGATAATCCTGGCATTAGTATTAATTCATTCACACAACAGAATATTTCAAACAGTAAAATTCAGTATGTACACAACGGATCCAACACTACTAGTGATACATTTACTTTTAAAATTGCTGATGGTGTTCCGAATGAGAATACGGGGCAGACATTTAACATCACAATTAACCCTATTGATGATGATACTCCTACAATCACTACAAATAATGGTTTAGCTCTAAACGAAGGTGCTTCATTAAATATTACTAGTACTGAATTAGGAGCTGATGACAGTGATTCTGACAATACTACTTTAATATTTACTATTTCTGCTGCTCCTAGTAATGGGCAAATTGAAAACTCTGATAATTCTGGCGTTAGTATTAATTCATTCACACAACAGGATATTTCAGACGGTAAAATTCAGTATGTACATGACGGAACCAACACTACTAGTGATACATTCACTTTTAAAATTGCTGATGGTGTTCCGAATGAAAATACTGGCCAGACATTTAACATCACAATTAACCCTATTGATGATGATACTCCTACAATCACTACAAATAATGGCTTAGCACTAAACGAAGGTGCTTCATTAAATATTACTAGTACTGAATTAGGAGCCGATGACAGTGATTCTGACAATACTACTTTAATACTTACTATTACTGCTGCTCCTAGTAATGGGCAAATTGAAAACTCTGATAATCCTGGCGTTAGTATTACTTCATTCACACAACAGAATATTTCAGACGGTAAAATTCAGTATGTACACAACGGAACCAACACTACTAGTGATACATTTACTTTTAAAATTGCTGATGGTGTTCCGAATGAAAATACTGGCCAAACATTTAACATCACAATTAACCCTATTGATGATGATGCACCTACAATCACTACAAATAATGGTTTAGCTCTAAACGAAGGTGCTTCATTAAATATTACTAGTACTGAATTAGGAGCTGATGACAGTGATTCTGACAATACTACTTTAATATTTACTATTATTGCTGCTCCTAGTAATGGGCAAATTGAAAACTCTGATAATCCTGGCGTTAGTATTAATTCATTCACGCAACAGAATATTTCAGACGGTAAAATTCAGTATGTACACAACGGAACCAACACTACTAGTGATACATTCACTTTTAGGGTTACAGATGGTGCTTCTAATGAAATAAATGGACAAACATTTAATATTACCATTAACCCTGTAGATGATGATGCTCCTGTTATTATTGTAAATAATGGTATCTCATTAAACATTGGTGATACTGCTACGATCACAACTTTGGAATTAGAAATAGATGATAGCGATAGTGATAATTTATCACTACAATTTATTATTACAACGAACCCAAATAATGGTTACCTCGAAAATACAGATGACATTGGAAATGACATTAGTAGTTTCACACAGCAAGATCTCATTGATCAAAAAATCAGGTATATTAATAATGGCAATAGTGCTGATACAGATACATTTACTTTTACTGTATCAGATAGCTATTCTAATCAATTAATCGATCAAACATTTCTAATTAACCTATCTACAGTAACTAGTAGTGAATACTCTCTTTTTGATAAAATAAGTCTTTTTCCTAACCCTATCGACAATCAATTAAATATTAATTTTGAAAAAATATCTAAAGGTGAAATTCAAATCATATCGTTAGACGGTAAGGTTGTTTCTAAAAAAACTTTCGATAATCAAAGAATATTAAATATAGATTTCAATGGATTCAAAAGTGGTTTTTACTTTATCAGAATACACAACGGTGATCAAAATATAAGTTATAAAGTTCTCAAAAAATAG
- a CDS encoding DUF5522 domain-containing protein produces MGKQQPLKEGEDYYIENGLYVFTKAFHEKRGYCCKNQCKHCPWGFKKNKVRTSLF; encoded by the coding sequence ATGGGAAAACAGCAACCACTAAAAGAAGGGGAAGATTATTATATAGAAAATGGCTTGTATGTTTTTACTAAAGCCTTTCACGAAAAACGAGGGTATTGCTGTAAGAATCAATGTAAACATTGTCCTTGGGGTTTTAAAAAGAATAAGGTTAGAACATCTTTGTTTTAG
- a CDS encoding AIR synthase related protein, which produces MQERYAQRGVSASKEDIHNAIKRLDKGLFPKAFCKIVPDILTGDPNYCAIMHADGAGTKSSLAYLYWKETGDISVWKGIAQDAIIMNTDDLLCVGATGSTLLSSTIGRNKNLIPGEVISELINGTEEVLQMLRDNGFDIHSTGGETADVGDLVRTVIVDSTVTTRMRRDEVIDNSNIKGGDVIVGLASYGQATYESEYNGGMGSNGLTSARHDVFAKYLADKYPESFDPQVPNELIYSGNQKLTDTIADLALDAGKLVLSPTRTYAPIIKKVLDALRPEIHGMVHCSGGAQTKVLHFVDNVHVIKDNLFPIPPLFDMIHKNSGTDWKEMYKVFNMGHRMEIYVDPKHAQEIIDISKSFNVDAQIVGRVEHKEGGKSLDIHSPYGTYSY; this is translated from the coding sequence ATGCAAGAGCGATACGCACAACGCGGTGTTTCCGCCTCAAAAGAGGACATCCACAATGCAATCAAGCGTTTGGATAAAGGCTTATTTCCTAAAGCATTCTGCAAAATCGTTCCTGATATTCTAACAGGCGATCCAAACTACTGTGCCATTATGCATGCCGATGGTGCGGGTACAAAATCTTCTTTAGCTTACCTATATTGGAAAGAAACAGGTGATATATCTGTTTGGAAAGGTATTGCTCAAGATGCAATTATTATGAATACTGATGATTTACTTTGTGTTGGAGCAACAGGAAGTACTCTCTTATCATCAACAATTGGGCGTAACAAAAACCTTATACCAGGTGAAGTTATTTCTGAATTGATTAATGGTACAGAAGAAGTTCTTCAGATGCTAAGAGACAATGGTTTCGATATTCATAGTACAGGTGGTGAAACAGCAGATGTAGGAGATTTAGTTCGTACAGTTATTGTAGATAGTACTGTAACTACACGAATGCGTCGTGACGAGGTAATAGACAATAGCAACATCAAAGGTGGTGATGTTATTGTAGGATTAGCGTCTTACGGTCAGGCAACTTATGAAAGTGAATACAATGGTGGTATGGGTAGTAATGGATTAACTTCTGCCCGTCATGATGTATTTGCAAAATATCTTGCCGATAAATATCCTGAAAGTTTTGACCCACAAGTTCCTAACGAACTAATTTATTCGGGTAACCAAAAACTTACAGATACTATTGCCGATTTAGCTTTAGATGCAGGTAAATTAGTATTATCTCCAACAAGAACGTATGCTCCTATTATCAAAAAGGTATTAGATGCATTAAGACCAGAAATTCATGGTATGGTACATTGTAGCGGTGGTGCACAAACTAAAGTGCTTCATTTTGTAGACAATGTTCATGTTATAAAAGACAATTTATTCCCTATCCCTCCATTGTTTGATATGATTCATAAAAACAGTGGTACAGATTGGAAAGAAATGTACAAAGTCTTTAATATGGGCCATAGAATGGAAATCTATGTAGATCCTAAACACGCTCAAGAGATTATTGACATTTCGAAATCATTCAATGTTGATGCTCAAATTGTAGGTCGTGTTGAACATAAAGAAGGTGGAAAATCGTTAGATATCCATTCTCCTTACGGTACTTATTCTTATTAG
- a CDS encoding RNA polymerase sigma factor encodes MAEKNENIENTFQEEQGRLKNYIKGKVGSMEDAEDIAQDVFLSFVGGFDEISDLRKSISWLYTVAKNKIVDYRRKKKTVSIEDQNSKIDDEEGLRLMDLLPSLESMPDEQLMLDMIWEEIQLRLKELPKEQREVFEWHELEGYSFNKISDITGNSVNTLISRKRYAVLYLREHLEDLFNQLKE; translated from the coding sequence ATGGCAGAGAAAAACGAAAATATAGAAAACACATTCCAAGAGGAACAAGGCCGTTTGAAGAATTACATCAAAGGTAAGGTAGGTTCAATGGAAGATGCGGAAGACATCGCTCAGGATGTGTTTTTGAGTTTTGTTGGGGGATTTGATGAGATCTCTGATTTGCGCAAATCAATCTCTTGGCTCTATACTGTCGCTAAAAATAAAATTGTCGATTACAGAAGAAAGAAAAAAACAGTTTCTATCGAAGATCAAAATTCAAAAATAGATGATGAAGAAGGCTTACGTTTAATGGATCTACTACCTTCTTTAGAATCAATGCCAGATGAACAACTAATGTTGGACATGATATGGGAAGAAATTCAGCTGAGATTGAAAGAGCTTCCGAAAGAACAACGTGAAGTTTTTGAGTGGCATGAATTAGAAGGGTATAGCTTTAATAAGATATCTGATATTACTGGAAATTCTGTAAACACACTGATAAGTAGAAAGCGCTATGCTGTATTGTATCTGAGAGAACATTTAGAAGACCTCTTTAATCAGCTTAAAGAATAA
- a CDS encoding SIP domain-containing protein gives MKILEKILKSVLTETEIIYKKQLSKSAFHIRIQSDEFSKMNIIPGAFLRVGIGIGKDELSMKDKIRSYSIWNVDLKNGVIDIAVATHSNGIGSYWVSNCKVGDKLFCKLKTGKFLMDEMSDSYLMIGDLSALSHLYMIQRELGPNKYIKGIIYSENQDDFFPDVDNKTPFDFYKKPQNPINEVLDEIKKSLPLMKGRRMVYIAGDSRLCVALTQFFRKELKWEVSQIKAKPFWNPEKKGLE, from the coding sequence ATGAAAATTTTAGAAAAAATATTAAAGTCAGTACTTACTGAAACTGAGATTATCTATAAGAAACAATTATCTAAGTCTGCATTTCATATTCGGATTCAAAGTGATGAGTTTTCAAAAATGAATATTATTCCTGGAGCTTTTCTTAGAGTTGGTATTGGAATTGGCAAAGACGAGTTGTCGATGAAAGATAAAATTAGGAGTTATAGCATATGGAATGTTGATCTTAAAAATGGGGTAATAGATATTGCTGTAGCTACTCATAGTAATGGTATTGGGTCGTATTGGGTTTCAAATTGTAAAGTGGGTGATAAGCTATTTTGTAAATTGAAAACTGGAAAGTTTTTGATGGATGAAATGTCGGATAGTTACCTAATGATTGGAGACCTTTCAGCACTGTCTCATTTGTACATGATTCAGAGGGAACTTGGACCTAATAAATATATTAAAGGTATAATTTATAGTGAAAATCAAGATGATTTTTTTCCTGATGTAGACAATAAGACTCCTTTTGATTTTTATAAGAAACCTCAAAATCCAATAAATGAGGTTCTTGATGAAATAAAAAAAAGCCTTCCATTAATGAAAGGGAGGCGAATGGTTTATATAGCTGGTGATAGCCGTCTTTGCGTTGCTCTTACTCAATTTTTTAGGAAAGAGCTGAAGTGGGA
- a CDS encoding arylsulfatase, whose amino-acid sequence MKITGLSILAILFVLIGCNNNQKKELSKQTKKPNILIILADDMGYGDIGSFGSEIQTPNIDKLVNEGIQFTNFHVGAACSPTRTMLMTGVDNHRAGLGNMTEIQADNQFGKPGYEGYLNDDVISVATRMQDGGYHTYMVGKWHLGHSETTIPYAKGFEHSFALMESGADNWVEQPYIPMYKAVHYYEDEKQVSLPTENYFSSNYYTDKMMKYIGESKKDDKPFYAYLSYQAVHYPHQAPKEYIDKYNGVYDEGWEKLRENRLAKQKKLGIVSKDVDLNTDNAATTEPDWKIQDWNKLSNEQKKFNARKMQAYSGMVDNMDVNIGRLISYLKEIGEYDNTLIVFLSDNGADPNQLTTKPGFDKWYRANYEYTFMEDYNGDYSKMGLKGSYADYGPGWAAAANTPNSYYKTFSTEGGIRVPFVAWFPKFLEKGKMVKNFAFVKDLVPTMLEVAGIEDTGSFYNGKKIYPITGKSMWSFLTGKSKVLHNDDEIIGYELAGSSAAFQGKYKLSINPKTKGTGKWELYDIVNDPSEMHNLASKMPELVAKLKAGYSKYEKENGVVPVPADYDVLKQLIKNAERGVAH is encoded by the coding sequence ATGAAAATAACAGGCTTATCAATTTTAGCTATCCTTTTTGTTTTAATAGGATGTAATAACAATCAAAAAAAGGAGCTTTCTAAGCAAACAAAAAAGCCAAATATTTTAATCATTTTAGCAGATGATATGGGGTATGGAGACATCGGTTCTTTTGGTAGTGAAATCCAAACACCTAACATAGATAAACTGGTAAATGAAGGCATTCAATTCACAAATTTCCATGTTGGTGCAGCATGTTCTCCAACAAGAACAATGCTAATGACTGGAGTTGACAACCATAGAGCAGGCCTTGGTAATATGACAGAAATCCAAGCAGACAATCAATTTGGGAAGCCAGGTTATGAAGGTTATTTAAATGATGATGTGATTTCTGTTGCAACTAGAATGCAGGATGGCGGGTATCATACCTACATGGTAGGAAAATGGCATTTAGGACATTCCGAAACTACTATTCCATATGCTAAAGGTTTTGAACACTCATTTGCATTAATGGAAAGCGGCGCTGATAACTGGGTTGAGCAACCTTACATTCCAATGTATAAAGCAGTTCATTATTACGAAGATGAAAAGCAAGTTAGCCTACCAACTGAAAATTATTTTTCATCAAATTATTACACAGACAAAATGATGAAATATATTGGTGAGTCTAAGAAAGATGACAAACCCTTTTATGCTTACCTTTCTTACCAAGCTGTTCATTATCCACACCAAGCTCCAAAAGAATATATCGATAAATACAATGGTGTTTATGATGAAGGTTGGGAAAAGCTTAGAGAAAATCGTTTAGCTAAACAGAAAAAACTTGGTATTGTATCTAAAGATGTAGATTTGAATACAGATAATGCTGCTACCACAGAGCCAGATTGGAAAATTCAGGATTGGAATAAACTATCAAATGAGCAAAAAAAATTCAATGCTCGTAAAATGCAAGCCTATTCAGGAATGGTAGACAATATGGATGTAAATATTGGTAGATTAATAAGTTATCTAAAAGAAATTGGAGAATATGATAATACTTTAATTGTATTTCTTTCTGACAATGGTGCCGATCCAAACCAACTAACAACAAAGCCTGGGTTTGATAAATGGTATAGAGCAAACTACGAATACACTTTTATGGAAGACTATAATGGCGACTATTCAAAGATGGGGCTAAAAGGTTCTTATGCAGATTATGGACCAGGATGGGCTGCAGCTGCTAATACTCCCAATAGCTATTATAAAACATTTTCTACAGAGGGAGGAATACGTGTTCCTTTTGTTGCTTGGTTTCCTAAATTTTTAGAGAAAGGCAAAATGGTTAAAAATTTCGCCTTTGTTAAAGACCTTGTCCCAACTATGTTAGAAGTTGCTGGCATAGAAGATACTGGTAGCTTTTATAATGGAAAAAAGATTTACCCAATCACTGGGAAAAGTATGTGGAGTTTTCTGACTGGAAAGTCTAAAGTTTTACATAATGATGATGAAATTATTGGTTATGAACTAGCAGGAAGCAGTGCTGCGTTCCAAGGTAAATATAAACTATCTATCAACCCTAAAACAAAAGGTACAGGTAAATGGGAATTATATGATATCGTTAACGATCCTTCTGAAATGCATAATTTAGCTAGTAAGATGCCAGAACTTGTAGCAAAGTTAAAAGCTGGATATAGTAAATATGAAAAAGAAAATGGTGTAGTTCCCGTTCCAGCAGATTATGATGTGCTAAAACAATTAATCAAAAATGCAGAGAGAGGCGTAGCACATTAA
- a CDS encoding TIGR02757 family protein: MIDLLENSYKKYNQPNFIKDDPICIPHKFTKKEDIEIMGFWASMLAWGQRKTIINKCNELVNMMDNAPHDFIMHHTEADLKPFLTFKHRTFNDIDTLYFLSFFQRHYQKYNSLEDAFLLGFNKEDQNVENAIIGFHDYFFNQDDAPQRTRKHIATPARKSACKRINMFLRWMVRKDDKGVDFGIWNTIQTKQLICPLDVHVERVSRKLHLLDRKQSDWKAAVELTNHLKQFDANDPVKYDFALFGLGIEKFA; the protein is encoded by the coding sequence ATGATAGATCTTTTAGAAAATAGTTACAAAAAATACAATCAGCCTAATTTTATTAAAGATGACCCAATTTGTATCCCTCATAAATTCACAAAAAAAGAAGATATTGAAATTATGGGCTTTTGGGCATCGATGCTTGCTTGGGGGCAAAGAAAAACAATTATCAATAAATGTAATGAGTTGGTGAACATGATGGACAATGCTCCTCATGATTTTATTATGCATCATACAGAAGCTGATTTGAAACCATTCCTTACTTTTAAGCACCGAACTTTTAATGACATTGATACTTTATATTTTTTATCTTTCTTTCAGCGTCATTATCAAAAATACAATTCTTTAGAAGATGCTTTTTTACTTGGATTCAACAAGGAAGATCAAAATGTAGAAAATGCTATAATCGGGTTCCATGATTATTTTTTTAATCAAGATGATGCACCACAAAGAACCAGAAAACATATTGCTACTCCCGCTCGAAAATCAGCTTGTAAAAGAATAAATATGTTTTTGAGGTGGATGGTTAGAAAAGATGACAAAGGAGTTGATTTTGGTATATGGAATACAATTCAAACCAAACAACTGATTTGCCCACTAGATGTACATGTTGAGCGCGTGAGTAGAAAACTACATCTCTTAGACCGCAAACAATCAGATTGGAAAGCAGCTGTAGAACTCACCAATCACTTAAAACAATTTGATGCTAACGACCCTGTAAAATATGATTTTGCTTTATTTGGCTTGGGCATTGAAAAGTTTGCATAA